Proteins co-encoded in one Luteolibacter sp. Y139 genomic window:
- a CDS encoding PDZ domain-containing protein, translating into MRRRFVIAIASLHALTVPVLAADLYVSPLGNDRQPGTTEGPLVSLTAARDAARRIVGKEAVTIHVADGIYYLPEALVLTAADSGTPAFPVTWKAEHEGKAVLSGGSKLALQWQPYRDGIWQATTPAGLSIDQLFIDGTRQRMARYPNYDPAKPTAAYQGFAADAISKERAAHWADPAGGYIHAMHVARWGGYHYRITGKKADGTLQYEGGWQNNRQMGMHAQQRMVENIFEELDAPGEWFHNAKTNTLYYFPEAGRNPSDANVEIVRLSHLVDVRGTAADPVRHLTFQGFVIRHAARTFMENREPLLRSDWTIYRGGAFTLTGTENVAILDCEFDQPGGNAIFFNQYHRRALVKGCHIHDTGASGVCFVGDPAAVRDPLFEYSQTQDLTKIDTTPGPKTDNYPADCAVEDCLIHGIGRVERQPAGVQISMSSRISLRDLSIYDCARAGINIGDGCWGGHLIEYCDVFDTVLETHDHGSFNSWGRDRYWTSNHRGISQPQVEKNPKLPYLDAVETTVIRDSRWRCDHGWDIDLDDGSSNYEIYRNLLLAGGLKFREGYGRKAHDNVIVNNGLHPHVWFTHSGDSVTGNVLMKPHAEIGMPEGWAAAFNRNFFTFPALLGASRKQGGDADSIAIAPDFVDAVKADFRLKENSPALKAGFTNFPMDQFGVKKPSLKTIAKTPAIPALKSAGETPASGETIPQYWLGALLHSLAGEEFSAFGTAREDGGVQLAQVPQNSPAAKAGLQENDLIQGVNGRKVTKAADLFAALNGTGDQAPKIFLIRNQKPVTLTISRVTPQSP; encoded by the coding sequence ATGCGACGCCGCTTCGTGATCGCCATCGCCAGCTTGCACGCTCTGACAGTCCCTGTTCTCGCCGCGGACCTGTACGTTTCGCCGCTGGGCAATGACCGCCAGCCGGGAACGACAGAGGGTCCGTTGGTGTCCTTGACCGCAGCTCGCGATGCTGCACGCCGCATCGTCGGCAAGGAAGCCGTCACCATCCACGTGGCGGATGGTATTTACTACCTCCCCGAAGCCCTCGTCCTCACTGCCGCTGACTCGGGAACTCCGGCATTTCCGGTGACCTGGAAAGCGGAGCATGAAGGCAAAGCCGTCCTCAGCGGCGGCAGCAAGCTCGCCCTCCAGTGGCAGCCTTATCGCGATGGCATCTGGCAAGCGACCACACCCGCCGGATTGTCGATCGACCAGCTCTTCATCGACGGCACCCGCCAGCGCATGGCCCGCTATCCGAACTACGATCCGGCCAAGCCCACCGCCGCCTACCAAGGCTTCGCCGCCGATGCCATCTCGAAGGAACGCGCCGCACACTGGGCGGATCCCGCCGGTGGCTACATCCACGCCATGCATGTGGCTCGATGGGGAGGCTATCACTACCGCATCACCGGCAAGAAAGCCGACGGCACGCTACAGTATGAGGGAGGCTGGCAGAATAACCGGCAGATGGGCATGCACGCCCAACAGCGAATGGTGGAAAACATCTTCGAGGAGCTTGATGCACCCGGCGAGTGGTTCCACAACGCGAAGACCAACACCCTCTACTACTTCCCCGAGGCTGGGCGGAATCCCAGCGACGCCAACGTCGAGATCGTCCGGCTCAGCCATCTGGTAGACGTCCGCGGCACCGCCGCCGACCCAGTGCGCCACCTCACCTTCCAAGGTTTCGTCATCCGCCATGCCGCCCGCACTTTCATGGAGAACCGCGAGCCGCTGCTCCGCTCCGACTGGACCATCTATCGCGGTGGAGCGTTCACCCTGACCGGCACCGAGAACGTCGCTATCCTCGACTGCGAGTTCGATCAGCCAGGCGGCAACGCGATCTTCTTCAACCAATACCACCGCCGCGCCCTGGTGAAGGGCTGCCACATCCATGACACCGGGGCGAGTGGCGTCTGCTTCGTCGGGGATCCTGCGGCCGTTCGCGATCCGCTTTTTGAATACAGCCAGACCCAGGACCTCACGAAGATCGACACAACGCCGGGGCCCAAGACCGATAACTACCCCGCCGATTGCGCGGTCGAGGACTGCTTGATCCACGGCATCGGCCGCGTCGAACGCCAGCCCGCCGGCGTCCAGATCTCAATGTCATCCCGCATCTCGTTGCGCGACCTTTCGATCTACGACTGCGCCCGGGCCGGCATCAATATCGGCGACGGCTGCTGGGGAGGCCACCTCATCGAATATTGCGATGTTTTCGACACCGTCCTCGAAACCCACGACCACGGCTCCTTCAACTCCTGGGGCCGCGACCGCTACTGGACCTCGAACCACCGCGGCATCTCCCAGCCACAGGTCGAGAAGAACCCGAAGCTCCCTTACCTCGATGCCGTCGAAACCACCGTCATCCGCGACTCGCGCTGGCGCTGCGACCACGGCTGGGACATCGACCTCGATGACGGGTCCTCGAACTACGAGATCTATCGTAATTTGCTCCTCGCCGGCGGCCTCAAGTTCCGCGAGGGCTACGGCCGGAAGGCGCACGACAACGTCATCGTCAACAACGGCCTCCACCCTCACGTCTGGTTCACCCACAGCGGCGACTCCGTCACGGGAAACGTGCTGATGAAACCCCACGCCGAAATCGGCATGCCGGAAGGCTGGGCCGCCGCATTCAACAGGAACTTCTTCACCTTCCCAGCCCTCCTCGGCGCCTCCCGAAAACAGGGAGGTGATGCGGACTCGATCGCCATCGCCCCGGACTTCGTCGATGCCGTGAAGGCAGACTTCCGCCTCAAGGAAAACTCTCCCGCACTCAAAGCCGGCTTCACGAACTTCCCGATGGACCAATTCGGCGTGAAGAAGCCGTCGCTCAAAACCATCGCCAAAACACCGGCGATCCCTGCGCTCAAGTCCGCGGGCGAAACGCCAGCTTCTGGTGAAACCATCCCCCAATATTGGCTCGGAGCCCTTCTCCACTCTCTGGCAGGCGAGGAATTTTCTGCCTTCGGAACGGCTCGCGAGGATGGCGGCGTGCAGTTGGCCCAAGTTCCACAAAATTCACCTGCCGCGAAAGCCGGCCTCCAAGAGAACGACCTCATCCAAGGAGTGAACGGAAGGAAGGTCACCAAAGCCGCCGATCTTTTCGCCGCCCTGAACGGAACCGGCGACCAAGCACCAAAGATATTCCTGATCCGGAACCAGAAGCCAGTGACGCTCACGATTTCCAGAGTGACACCCCAGTCGCCATGA